Within Diprion similis isolate iyDipSimi1 chromosome 11, iyDipSimi1.1, whole genome shotgun sequence, the genomic segment TGTAATCCAAGCAAATTGTGAATTGATTGTAGATACTTACTCatcaaaaattgcaaacgtGGTAGATACAGGAAGTGTCTTGAGAGGAAATGGTTTTCTGTCAGATGTGTCTACAATTATGGCCGCTGTTTCAGGATTATACTGGACATCTGGTAAAGTTACTGTGCAATAAAAAGTGGATCATTGTTAAAGCAAAACCACAAGACCAATATGCAGTGATCGACCAACTGTAGACTCACAAGTTTTAAGTGCAGCTACAAGTGCGCCAAGGCATGCATCTGTAACCGATCCGTCATAATCGATGCAAATTAGATCGCAATAAAGCACCCAAACTAGTTTATCAGTGCAAATGCATAGATCTGTCAAGTCCACAGCTGCAGAATTTATTAAAATGTCATCTATCGTTTTAGAAGCAACTTGAGCCTGATCGCTGGGTGGTCCAGGGCGAAATTTTGGAGAACACAGTGGTGAGAGTTCAACATTTGGTATTAAATATCCACAATTTGGAGTATCGGCTTTTGGAGCTGCCAATTCCTATAGTGAAAAGTAACAGCTTGGATcatgtatataattaaattatcaaGAATGCTTACAGCTTTGATCCCACAGACAACAGTTGTACTGCCGATCTTGAATATGGCTGAACTATCTGCCTGAGTAATAGCTCCTATGTTGACGCTTGCAGGCCTGAATCGAAGAAATTCACGGCCATCGGGTCTTATGTCTTGTGCCTGTGATGAACAGTTTGAAAGTTATTAATGAAAGCTTCAGTATTGAGatttagaataaatttattagcAGCACGAGCAAGTGAAATATACTCCAATGGCTTGATAAATAGAAGTAGTCATTTTTCCCTCATTAATCTGCTTCCTATAAATCATTCGTACAGCTTTGTCAATGGTCAGAAATAGTAAAGTTGcattatatattgtaaaacTTACAAGATAATCTCGCAGGTATTTCACCGGGTGAATAGTccttgaagaaaatttaataacatAATGATTAAGGTTATCGCGAGAGAGTTGTCTTTAAAATCTAAATAAAacgtgacatttttttgaacttgTGTGTCAAGTAGTTTATCTGCAATGCGTGTCGTACATAGTGCGAATATGAATAAGGCGTGTTATTTGTAGAatcggaatttgaaaattactcaGGTATACTAACTTATATTGAGATgccattattataatatgcaaAAATACATCTGGATGGAACACATGCAATGAGTTTGACTGTAGACATGAAGACTGCTAGCCTTAGGTTATCTTTTTCAATGCTTTGCCGGGTTTGGGCAGGCTAGGGACTAATTCGACGACTCTGCACTTACCGACTCATCTTATCGGACTACACAATCGAGTCGGCATAGCAGAATACTGCAATTTAGAGTATTTCACTGACGAAGAAGTTAGTTAGTTACAAGATAAAGAGAAGTGTAACATACgattgagaattatttttcattcgcaaaCAGAATATTGTCTTTTTAATGTCGAGTTGTGGCCGAAAATtggcgtaaaaaaatatccgttAAGCCTGGGACCTTTGCTTGGGACAAATAATTGTAGCCGTTGAATTCCGATGAGTTTTTGAACACTCCGTCAACGATCAGCGATTTCGTGGCTCGATGCTCGTGGTCATATCTTTTTGATgacgttgaaagaaaatagcaTAACCTGTCGTCATTCAGTCATTGACATAGGTTATAATTTGTCGTATAATAAGTCGGTTCCAATTGCGGGATAGTTtgtactgaaaaaataaaacgtcaaCGTAGATAAACAAATAGACATGCATTCAGTGTTGACCCGTGGAAATGCCATTCTGGCTTATACTTTAAGCGTATCGGCTTGCCTAACGTTTTGCTGCTTCCTGTCCACCGTATTTATTGACTATAGAACTCATACGAACCTAAATACGGTTAAGGTTGTTGTGTAAGTGTTACGTTCGAATGTGTTTGAATAATGTATAATTGATTGCAAAGCCAATTTGCCCTTACTCTAAGCTGATgttctctgaattgattttcttTATCCCCGGTAAATGTAGGTTATACCTTGCTTCGACACTGCGCTACCAGctgttgtaaaaattatagACAGCCTCTAGTTGATGCTAGATTTACCTAATCTGCGCCGCTTACTCAGTCATTCGTTTATGTTATAGGAAAAATGTGCCAGACTACAGTGcttcgagagaaaaaaatgacctCGGGTTCTTAACTTTTGATTTACAAACAGATATCCTTTACTACTTTTATCTGTATAGCAATAGCATAATTTTGTGATATTTGTATGTATTATTTGATGCCTTATACTATAGAAATGTTACGATATTTCCATTTTCCTTAACACAACACACATCTCACCCCGCTGTTTAACTGGAATGTCAAACAATTGTTCCTATACTTGACTGCTGAATATGAAACAGCAAACAATAAAGTAAATCAGGTAAGTTTTTCaacagttattattattatggacaaagcaaatttttttttactgtttaaATTCTTTCTAactcaaaatatttcaggttGTGCTTTGGGATAAAATAGTATTACGTGGCGATAATGCAGTTCTTGActtcaaaaatacaaataccAAGTATTATTTCTGGGATGACGGTAACGGTCTTAGGTGAGCTGAAATTATCCCTCTtctcatatatacatgtactcACTAGAAACGAATTTTGAACAACAACACtactacaattttattttagggGCAACAAGAACGTAACTCTGACATTGTCATGGAATATTATACCAAATGCTGGATTACTACCAAGTGTATCTGCTCATGGATCTCACTCTTTTGCTTTTCCATCCGAATATACGAACTCTCGAGTCTGAGGTTGGTCGAGGTTATTATAAGTTACTATaggcaattttttatcttacaaaataataattggacCCATCAAGTGCATGCGATTATTTGTCtcagaataaaattgatgTTGGCAGAATTACTACGATTTATGAATGACACAATATCCTTTGGAAATAAGCATTGCCTTACCACAATATCATAGGATCCATTACCTTTAGACCAAGTTTTATGGGTTTGAATTTCTTAGAATTTCTGTAATTCGCAGGTCTGTTCTGTAACACATGCCAATAACCGAATTATTTCGAATATAAGTCTATGTTTCACTGTAATATTTGATggcagaaattatttttcgaatatgacgccttatgaataaatttttttctaacatctCTAGGCTCAGAAATCATGATAGTGGAACAATGGGgcaatgtataaatttatacacgtaattttttacactagGAACAATTGTAAATTCACTGGAATTAAACGAAGTCATTTGAAACGAGAGTTTCGTcaatattgtaaattattgaatgggtaaaaagtaaacaatttAATTGTGAAAGAGAATAATACAATTCATTTTCTGCAATGTGATgaatacatacattttttagtATCTATaagattataataacaacgatCAGAAGAATATCTTAGTCTCGATTCCTTTACAgacaattacaaaaaatgtacaatttcgatgttatgtataggtataacttGGAGAGGTGGGATTAATTCACAGAAACTGTATTCGAGTGGACTAATCTTTATAGGTATGAATAATTTAATCGGTTTTCTATTGTAGATCAATTAGTCAATCTTGTAgcataaatacatttttttaattttagtctCACAATCAGAGTAAAACGAATgcaagtgaaattttattcactaccagatattttataaaatggtCCCCCTTACGGTCTCTCCTCTtcaatagaaataatttctatACTCAATTAACTAGCTATCACATTTTCAGCTAGCAGATGTCCCTTTGTCCAATTTAGAtgtcttatcgcatttagAATCAGACAGATtggtattttcttcttcatcacacgaactttcttcttcctcatcctcatcatcTTCACCTGAACTTTCACCTTCCCCATCTTCGTCGTCATCGGCGTCATCTGCATAATCCCCATAGCTATGAGCACTATCACCTGTGCAAGAATATTGGGCATCTTTGTTAAGAGAGAGTTTTTGAAAGCTTAGAATGAAGTTTTTGTGAATCGTAATTGACAAATTGAACAAGTCTTACCATAATATCCATATCCTCCATCTTCTTCGTCAGAATCGTAGGTTCCTGCTTGATTTTGCCGACCAAATTTATGGCTCCTTGCTGTAAGAGTGAAAAGAACATATTCATAGATGTTTTATCGCTGTTAATGTAAAAAGTATAGAACCAATTTTGTAACTTACTTGACATACTAAGATCCTTGGTTTGTGAGGTTTCGTAACCACACTTGGGGCATGGAATCGGCTTGTTCTTCTCATATTTGAAACCTTTCCTTCGAACGTGATCCTCACAGTAGCACGTTTTACATCTCAGGCAGGAATATTGCCCAAGCTTATTGCAGGATTGacctgcaattttttcaacacaattCTCTTGAGGATTTCTGTTTCAGTTTTGTCATGCTGTGTGTTACAGAACTGTACTAGTGGTGCCGAACATTTGAATAATAgaaacatatgaaaatatatcttGTAATTACATTTGAAACTTTCAGACTCCAATACTTGGCAAGATGCCTGATGCTCAAACTGATCATCTTCACACAGAAAGCAGTCACAGAAAGAGCATCGAAATATTCGGCCGCCGTGATCCCACACTCCTCGTTCACACTCCTGGCAAACTGCATCCATTAATGGACAAGTACAAGCATGGGAAGTCAGACATCGTCTACCATGGCATACCCATGCCTCGCAGTGATCACATATGGCTCcctaaattataaaatttgtttttaatataaCTGCAAATTactgtggaaaaatttttaaaatacgcttaaacaaattttgacattttacgCACCACCATACCAAGGCCAGTTGTAAAGACGCCGGCGTGTCGAATGACACAGTCTCCAGTTTTCAACATGCATTTGACTTTGCCGCAATGAGCACATATTGGCAAACGCTGAACACTCTGACAGAAGTAACAAAATGCCCGACTCTTCTGCTTTCTATTGCACTTGTCGCATTCCTGAAGTAAAATCCTAATAACTATCAAAACTTACAGCGAGGGTCCGAAGTTAGCTTGGATATTTGGTAACAACGAATGAAAAGGTCAATTggttatttgataaaaaaaagtattgcaaGTCAATCATACTTGCCATTATTGCATTGCAAGGAAATTTTGCAAGGTCTATCTGACCTTTAGCAGTGCGAATTTCCTTTTGCCTTAACTTTTGTTTCTCAGCCTTTTTCCTTTGacctgtcttttttttcggCATGATCGCTCCTGGCTTATAACTTGCGAATCTAAATACACCCAAGAAGAGCCGAAaactattgaatattttttcggtATCGACCCGGATTCGATGATTAAATTGCGGTTATGTTTTACCGAACGGGACTCTGAATAAGCCTATGCTCTGATTTACACCGATTGCTCCGAACTGTCTCGTGAGTGGTTGTTATCTGATGTTACACCATACCACGGACTTGCACCATACATTCATTGGTCAATGGCCGTCAGCTACTTTTACGAAACAGCTCCATCTTTTACAAAGAGCACGGCAAAGAGGAaaagtatacatatgtaggtatatatacgtgtaaagCTTGGACATCTGTCGTCATCGGTTATCTCATGATTATTCCTGAGGACGCGTTCGTAAAATTGATCATGAAAATCTAAAGTGACGTTTGGCATGTTGTTATTCTATTCATGAAATATCCGTTCGAGTCTCTCATCTGTAAAGTTctgttttcaataattttcaacggaaaGCGGTGGAGCCGTGGTGGAGTGGAGACGACGTATTTTTGTTCCGTGATTAGTGATAACTGGGACAATTAAGCCATTAGTCGTGTTGACACTTCCATTGGTAATCTTGATTGACAACTTCCAGATTGTGGATTAATTcttgaagaaaattacaaatgcAGTTGAACCCTGCCACAAGGCTTTCGCGTTCTCTGTGGTAACGCACCTCCGTATTTCAGCGTAACAAGATTTGTGCTTGCAGTTGATTTAACTCGGTTGTGAATGATTATACGATCTTTTCaaagataattaataataatgggTGTTGGTCTGGAACCGCTCGAATTTACCGACTGTTTGACGGACAGTCCCTATTTTCGTGATAATCTTCATTCCCATGAACGCGAATTAGACAAAACCAGTCAGCAGATTAAACGCTTGATAAAGGAGGTCAAGGATTTGCTTATAGCTGCCAAAAGTaagtttttctcacatttatGGCACCAAGTAGcttcgacaaaaaaatttcatcgctgCATTTTACTATCCTTATTACCGTCTATGTACGACGGACAATGTACCAGTCCTACAAACTTCAGAGCCTTAAAAGGGCGAAAATCCACTTGAAAACATAACTCTGGTTGAATTTTTCGCCTACAAGTAAAAGAAGTCTTGTGCGAAGAAAGAGTAATCTGATCCAATAATGATATAAATtgatacgtgtgtgtgtgtgtatatattattattattattattattatctattgCTGTGTCTAACCATAAGTAAcgcaacaattttcaatatcatttgATAGAAGATTCAGTCAGATTTATACTTGAGACAACTTGCCAGCTCTTCGATAACTCTTGAATTTCTGAAATTGATGCATCGTCTGAGGCATTAGATATTAGATCTCTTTTAAAGAATATATACCAACTTGATTAAGGGCGGTAAAAAATGGGATCAAGTTTTTCGACCACAGCTAATAAATTACATAATACTAATTTCTACATGCATGATTAGCTAATGAGGTTCATTACCGTGATCTTGATTTGCAGATTTATCACGAGCTCAAAGAACATTCTCAAAAACACTTCAGAACTTCAGTTTTGAATGTATTGGCGAAACACAAACCGAGGACGAAACACACATATCACaaagtttgaaagaatttGGTAGACTTATCGCTTCGATCGAGGACGAGCGTGATCGCATGGTATGACTcattaatgttgaaaaaatttatcttaaaACATTTGCATATTTTGATCTACGCTTTACCTAAATTGAGTtgatcaataatattttatgaaattgattaaaatttacatacaattatagattttttcactaaCTGCACATGGTGTAACTTTCCTAGGATTTTGCTTTTGCTATTGGTTGAATACTGCAAAAATTGCACTCACTTCACACCAACTGCAGCTGGTGAAAAAACCTatcaattattaattcaatgaaaatctgaGATACTCAAATTATAAGCTAAACATTTTAATGCGTTATTCACATTATAAACCAATTCACTTTCTAACCAAGGCTTTTGTTTTTATACCTAGTGGACAAATTAAGACACGCAAGTATTATATTACTTTGCATGaacgtttttattatacagttTACCCAATGTTCATAGCCATTCTATAGTTGACTCATTTCATTCACAGTCTATAGTTTATAGATCAAAATTGGTAATATcatttacatatgtatattttttgtttgaacaaCAGTGACAATCAACATatgcaatattttattcaaaggaatatcttttgtataataatgttaaCAAAATATGCGACATCCTTTCATTCCAAAGTGGTAACTTTGCGTTCagcaaaaaattcgttttcattACAAATACGTCTATCTAATCTCATAACTATTGTGTATTATTTAACTAGCCATCAAATGCAGCCGGTTCTGCAATATTCCTGTAGAAACAGTGTGATATAGTATAACCAATGATATTTATTAATGCCCTGTACATAAAGTTATAATAGTTATTTTCGTGACAAATGCACATAAAGTAGGAATTTCTTGATGGGTGTAAAGTGCGAAACTCACACGAGTCAAGAAGTCCCTATATGCACACATGCCACAAATCCTATTTTCTGTGCTACTTTCTATCGAAAACGAGAATATTGTGTAGTTTTCTACAAGCACTGGTGTGCATAAAAAATACCAAGTAGTCGCGTTGTCGACGGAGATATCGCAGAACCACTTTTTCATCCCTATGTtagtattaataatttatacaatacTGTGTATAACGCAGTTCAGCTTTGTACAGCAATGCATTTGTGTTTGTTAACCGTGTCTTTTGATTCACTGTTTATTAATCACTGCAGACCTTTTGTCATTACAACACTTATTCAACTATGCAATTTAAAACCAAAGATACATCCAGTGTTTGCAAATACCTTGACATTGGTTCATAACGatatattcataataaaaacTCTCTACAGCatcttttatcaatttcatatGGTTTGGAAACAAAACCAATTTGGTAAAGTAGGTCAGCAATACCTGATATTCCATAAATATCTGACTTATTGAAATAATCAGTTtccaaattgaataaaatgaagaaaaagtagaTGTACCTTTGACGTGGCTGGTCTGTTTGAATGTGGAATAATTAACGAGCATTGATTTATGTGCATATTATAGATCATCGGGTGTGTAATGATATGCCTGTTAATATGCATACAGTAGAACCGCGATTAACCGTGATCCTCTCCAGTGCCTGCATGCTTCGCGTAAGCAACCAGGTACAGTAGTACTGAACTATTTCGAACAGCAAGCTGGCAGCAATTCAATCGACTATTTGCATCTTCGACAAatgaaacatgaaatgatttaatTTATATGTGGATTCTTCGGTCTCGAGCAACCCAATTAATTTGAGTTCTACTATATGTCATTCAATAAGATCAATTGTAACCATAATCACACACCCATTAATCTGTAGTGTTGTCTGGATAACT encodes:
- the LOC124412079 gene encoding exosome complex component RRP43-like translates to MASQYKTIHPVKYLRDYLAQDIRPDGREFLRFRPASVNIGAITQADSSAIFKIGSTTVVCGIKAELAAPKADTPNCGYLIPNVELSPLCSPKFRPGPPSDQAQVASKTIDDILINSAAVDLTDLCICTDKLVWVLYCDLICIDYDGSVTDACLGALVAALKTLTLPDVQYNPETAAIIVDTSDRKPFPLKTLPVSTTFAIFDEQLLLADPTDEEESLAKGKLCLVNDGPELCGFYKPGGIPISQELLSKSLEKSKKRADLIRKVIEAAVKT
- the LOC124412080 gene encoding signal peptidase complex subunit 3 encodes the protein MHSVLTRGNAILAYTLSVSACLTFCCFLSTVFIDYRTHTNLNTVKVVVKNVPDYSASREKNDLGFLTFDLQTDLTPLFNWNVKQLFLYLTAEYETANNKVNQVVLWDKIVLRGDNAVLDFKNTNTKYYFWDDGNGLRGNKNVTLTLSWNIIPNAGLLPSVSAHGSHSFAFPSEYTNSRV
- the LOC124412078 gene encoding zinc finger protein 330 homolog; its protein translation is MPKKKTGQRKKAEKQKLRQKEIRTAKGQIDLAKFPCNAIMECDKCNRKQKSRAFCYFCQSVQRLPICAHCGKVKCMLKTGDCVIRHAGVFTTGLGMVGAICDHCEAWVCHGRRCLTSHACTCPLMDAVCQECERGVWDHGGRIFRCSFCDCFLCEDDQFEHQASCQVLESESFKCQSCNKLGQYSCLRCKTCYCEDHVRRKGFKYEKNKPIPCPKCGYETSQTKDLSMSTRSHKFGRQNQAGTYDSDEEDGGYGYYGDSAHSYGDYADDADDDEDGEGESSGEDDEDEEEESSCDEEENTNLSDSKCDKTSKLDKGTSAS